A single genomic interval of uncultured Desulfobulbus sp. harbors:
- a CDS encoding HlyD family type I secretion periplasmic adaptor subunit, protein MKGSNQKKDILEYQPDAVEIEERPVPGKIRWVLYLIIISLILIVIGAIVFKVDRIVVAEGELITNTPTIVVQSLSTAVIRTIKVQVGDVVEKDQILATLDPTFATADLSQLNKQKVTLGVQIRRINAELDHKPFVAKPNEGEDGKLQEQVLLQRRLILEKNKRLTDDKIAALRAKLALNAVQRRGQEQQHKLLRDVEGTAAKRPQQDEEYRLRLLDAQKARFQASNAIETLQAEALVTRNELHQAESDWQRFVEERKGELMEQEVTLRAELEKVLEELHKAERVHDLISLRAPEKGIVLKMAERSVGSILQQAEPFFILVPYGSVLEAEVNVGSKDIGRIRTGDAVRIKFDAFPFQRHDTLPGAVRVISENAFQRGDPKALLKPEPGQESVEAFYRTRISLLSTQLRNVPEGFRLIPGMKVRAEIKVGQRSVISYFLYPIIRVLDESLREP, encoded by the coding sequence ATGAAAGGATCGAATCAAAAAAAAGATATTCTCGAGTATCAACCGGATGCGGTGGAGATCGAAGAGCGGCCTGTACCCGGAAAAATCCGGTGGGTGCTCTATCTCATTATAATCTCCCTGATCCTCATCGTCATTGGCGCCATTGTGTTCAAGGTGGACCGGATTGTGGTTGCCGAGGGAGAATTGATCACCAATACACCGACTATTGTGGTGCAATCACTTAGCACTGCCGTAATCCGTACCATCAAGGTACAGGTGGGCGATGTAGTGGAGAAAGACCAAATATTGGCCACCCTGGATCCTACCTTTGCGACCGCCGACTTGAGCCAATTGAACAAACAGAAGGTGACTCTTGGAGTTCAGATCAGGCGAATCAATGCGGAATTGGACCACAAACCTTTTGTAGCCAAGCCCAACGAGGGGGAAGACGGCAAGCTCCAGGAGCAGGTATTGCTGCAACGGCGGTTGATCCTGGAAAAGAACAAGCGGTTGACCGATGACAAAATTGCGGCACTGCGGGCCAAGCTGGCGCTGAATGCTGTGCAAAGGCGTGGCCAGGAGCAGCAGCATAAATTGCTGCGCGATGTGGAAGGAACAGCCGCCAAACGTCCGCAGCAGGATGAGGAATACCGTTTGCGGTTGCTGGATGCCCAAAAAGCCCGGTTTCAGGCCTCAAATGCCATTGAAACCCTGCAGGCGGAAGCACTGGTGACCCGTAACGAACTTCATCAGGCTGAATCCGACTGGCAGCGGTTTGTCGAGGAGCGCAAGGGCGAGCTCATGGAACAAGAGGTCACCCTACGGGCTGAGCTGGAAAAAGTTCTGGAGGAATTGCATAAAGCTGAACGGGTGCATGACTTGATCTCCCTGCGGGCTCCGGAAAAGGGCATTGTCCTCAAAATGGCCGAGCGTTCGGTGGGCTCGATCCTTCAGCAGGCCGAACCATTTTTCATCCTTGTTCCCTATGGGAGTGTGCTTGAAGCGGAGGTCAATGTCGGCTCCAAGGATATCGGTCGTATTCGAACGGGCGACGCGGTCCGGATCAAGTTTGATGCCTTCCCCTTTCAGCGCCACGATACCCTTCCCGGGGCGGTACGGGTTATCAGTGAAAACGCCTTTCAACGTGGCGATCCCAAAGCGCTTCTCAAGCCCGAGCCCGGGCAGGAATCCGTCGAGGCCTTTTACCGGACCAGGATAAGCCTTCTCTCCACCCAGCTGCGCAATGTGCCTGAGGGATTCCGACTCATACCGGGGATGAAGGTTCGGGCAGAAATCAAGGTTGGTCAGCGGTCGGTTATTTCCTACTTCTTGTACCCCATCATCCGGGTATTGGATGAAAGTCTGCGAGAACCATAA
- a CDS encoding ABC transporter transmembrane domain-containing protein, which translates to MSDQTSEEPTEHHGNFLACCHLLAMRFGEEVDAPFASITPASGPEGRKLNLERVMQTARSLGLQTIIQRPALNQIPSLPVIAELRDGRYVILADIQLQTTKTVTLQIPQSDGPPRNEQVPLQRFLQAWAGGILSFEQVNTALVCFSIVAREHKIELTQDRLVHEYGLSKNEIPADTLLRMAKELGLKAKLLRLNWEELLQLKKAYPAIARLKNGHHVVLAGMQADPKGNTIQIACYDPLAGAGGSHLRLSREEFETIWDGELYVLKRVYKLTDESQPFSLRWFIPEILRQKLTFIDIALAVLFINAIALVTPIFFQIVIDKVLVNQAFTTLHALGCGMAAALAVNAGLDFLRDYLLLHATNKIDLRVTGRTFRHLLQLPLDFFEHVAAGVLTQHMQQTAKIRNFLTGNVFLTMLEASSLFVFLPFLFFYSLSLTGIVLVFTLLIATVIGVLIVPFKRRLNALYEAEGQRQAMLVETINGMATVKAMAIEPLLRQQWEQKVARAVSMQFRVGKISITAKSLTQFLERMMTVILIWMGASLVFDGSITVGALIAFQMLAGRVTSPLVRLVGLIHQYQEAALSVEKLGLVMNAKQEWGADRHGARPSLRGDIVLDRVSFRYGPDLPNVLQEISMTIASGSTLGIVGPSGSGKTTLTRMLQKAYFPSTGTIRINDCYLNEIDTAHLRQNMGVVLQESFLFRATVAENIRAGQSAASREQIIQAALMAGADEFIVTLPQGYDTMLEEGAKNLSGGQRQRLAIARALLTSPDILILDEATSALDPESERIIRENLVQIAKNRTVLIVSHRLSMLKDADSIIVLHRGVVVGHGPHQRLLQDCPLYKKLWEQQMEL; encoded by the coding sequence ATGTCGGATCAAACATCAGAAGAACCCACCGAACACCACGGCAACTTCCTCGCCTGCTGCCACCTGCTGGCGATGCGCTTTGGCGAAGAGGTTGACGCACCCTTTGCCTCAATCACACCGGCTTCCGGACCGGAAGGCCGTAAACTTAATCTCGAGCGCGTCATGCAAACGGCGCGTTCCCTGGGGCTGCAAACCATCATCCAGCGGCCCGCGTTAAACCAAATCCCCTCCCTGCCGGTTATTGCGGAATTGCGGGACGGTCGATATGTCATCCTTGCTGATATTCAGCTGCAGACGACAAAAACCGTTACCCTGCAAATACCCCAAAGCGACGGCCCCCCTCGAAACGAACAGGTCCCGCTCCAACGGTTCCTCCAGGCCTGGGCCGGTGGCATACTCTCTTTCGAGCAGGTCAACACCGCACTGGTCTGCTTCTCAATTGTTGCACGGGAACACAAAATAGAATTGACCCAGGATCGTTTGGTTCATGAATATGGTCTCAGCAAGAACGAAATCCCTGCCGATACCTTGCTGCGCATGGCCAAGGAACTTGGGCTGAAGGCGAAATTGTTGCGCTTGAATTGGGAGGAACTGCTTCAGCTGAAAAAGGCCTATCCGGCCATTGCCCGGCTCAAAAATGGTCATCATGTGGTCCTGGCCGGAATGCAAGCCGACCCCAAAGGAAATACAATACAGATCGCCTGCTATGACCCGCTGGCCGGGGCCGGTGGCAGCCACCTCCGCCTCTCCCGCGAAGAGTTCGAAACCATCTGGGACGGTGAGCTGTATGTGCTCAAGCGGGTGTATAAGCTGACCGACGAGTCCCAACCCTTCAGCCTCCGCTGGTTCATTCCCGAGATCCTCCGCCAGAAGCTGACCTTTATCGATATCGCCCTGGCGGTGTTGTTCATCAATGCCATCGCCCTGGTCACCCCGATCTTTTTTCAGATCGTGATTGATAAGGTTCTGGTTAACCAGGCCTTCACCACCTTGCATGCCCTGGGCTGCGGCATGGCCGCTGCGCTGGCGGTGAATGCGGGGCTTGATTTCCTTCGCGACTATCTCCTGCTTCATGCCACCAACAAAATCGATCTGCGCGTCACCGGGAGAACCTTTCGGCATCTGCTGCAATTGCCGCTTGATTTCTTTGAGCATGTGGCAGCCGGTGTCCTCACCCAACATATGCAGCAAACCGCAAAAATCCGTAACTTTCTCACCGGCAATGTCTTTCTCACCATGCTGGAGGCGAGTTCGCTCTTCGTCTTTCTCCCTTTTCTCTTCTTCTACAGCCTGTCACTCACCGGCATCGTTTTGGTCTTCACCCTGTTGATCGCCACGGTCATCGGCGTGTTGATCGTGCCGTTCAAACGACGGTTGAACGCCCTCTACGAGGCTGAAGGGCAGCGGCAGGCCATGCTGGTGGAAACCATCAACGGCATGGCCACGGTCAAGGCCATGGCTATCGAGCCCTTGCTGCGTCAGCAATGGGAGCAAAAGGTGGCCCGCGCGGTCAGTATGCAATTCCGGGTCGGCAAGATCTCGATTACTGCCAAATCACTGACCCAATTCCTGGAACGGATGATGACCGTCATTCTTATCTGGATGGGGGCCAGCCTGGTTTTTGACGGGAGCATAACCGTGGGTGCGCTGATCGCTTTCCAGATGTTGGCTGGCCGAGTCACCTCGCCTCTTGTGCGGCTGGTTGGTCTGATTCATCAATACCAGGAGGCAGCCCTGTCCGTGGAAAAGTTGGGACTGGTGATGAATGCCAAACAGGAATGGGGGGCGGATCGCCATGGTGCCCGGCCCTCGTTGCGGGGCGATATCGTTCTCGATAGGGTCAGTTTCCGCTATGGCCCTGACCTGCCCAATGTGCTGCAGGAAATTTCCATGACCATTGCCAGTGGCTCCACCCTGGGCATTGTCGGCCCTTCCGGTTCCGGCAAGACCACCCTGACCCGCATGCTGCAAAAGGCCTATTTCCCTTCAACCGGCACGATCAGGATCAATGACTGCTACCTCAATGAAATCGATACCGCCCATTTACGCCAGAACATGGGCGTGGTGCTGCAGGAGAGTTTCCTTTTTCGGGCCACGGTTGCAGAGAACATCCGTGCCGGGCAATCCGCAGCATCCCGTGAACAGATAATCCAGGCGGCCCTCATGGCAGGAGCCGACGAGTTCATCGTCACCCTGCCGCAAGGGTATGACACCATGCTGGAGGAAGGTGCAAAGAACCTTTCCGGTGGTCAGCGTCAACGCCTGGCCATAGCCCGTGCTTTATTGACCTCACCTGACATTCTTATCCTCGATGAGGCAACCAGTGCCCTGGATCCGGAAAGCGAACGGATCATACGCGAAAACCTGGTGCAGATCGCCAAGAACCGCACCGTACTCATTGTCTCTCATCGGCTCTCCATGCTCAAGGATGCGGACAGCATTATCGTCCTCCATCGCGGGGTGGTGGTTGGCCATGGTCCGCACCAGCGGCTCCTGCAGGATTGCCCGCTCTACAAGAAACTCTGGGAACAACAGATGGAATTGTAA